Proteins encoded by one window of Anaeromyxobacter diazotrophicus:
- a CDS encoding HD-GYP domain-containing protein has translation MAGSDAPAAPTRILLVDEDAAARDAVAAVLVQEGYVCACARTSEQALALAQAGEFHLVLCDVDTPRQEGLQLLDRLRADQPSTAVILLTGRGDTEAVVEGLRRGASDCLAKPPQLLDLVRAIERALAKRRLELARHRYRTSLERRVREKTAELSKALREIESAYASTLYALVAALDAREHETSDHSQRVVRYTLAIAERMGLPAADLPDIARGALLHDIGKIGVPDAILLKPGKLLPQEWEEMRRHPEIGHTILRSIPFLEVPSRIVLAHQERWDGRGYPHGLAGEAIPLGARIFAIADTLDAITSDRPYRRGGPLEKAREEVRRYAGTQFDPRCAEAFLSLDGGVLEALRRPDALAAAAGGSP, from the coding sequence CTGGCCGGGAGCGACGCGCCCGCCGCGCCCACCCGGATCCTGCTCGTCGACGAGGACGCCGCCGCCCGCGACGCCGTCGCAGCGGTGCTGGTCCAGGAGGGCTACGTCTGTGCGTGCGCCCGCACGTCCGAGCAGGCGCTCGCGCTGGCCCAGGCGGGCGAGTTTCACCTCGTGCTGTGCGACGTCGACACGCCGCGGCAAGAGGGGCTCCAGCTCCTCGACCGGCTGCGCGCGGACCAGCCCTCCACGGCGGTCATCCTCCTCACCGGGCGAGGCGACACCGAGGCGGTGGTCGAGGGGCTGCGACGCGGCGCGTCGGACTGCCTGGCGAAGCCGCCGCAGCTGCTCGACCTCGTGCGCGCCATCGAGCGCGCGCTCGCCAAGCGCCGCCTGGAGCTGGCGCGCCACCGCTACCGCACCAGCCTGGAGCGGCGCGTCCGCGAGAAGACGGCCGAGCTCTCGAAGGCGCTGCGCGAGATCGAGTCGGCCTACGCGAGCACGCTCTACGCCCTGGTGGCGGCGCTCGACGCCCGCGAGCACGAGACCTCCGACCACTCGCAGCGGGTGGTGCGCTACACGCTCGCCATCGCCGAGCGGATGGGCCTCCCCGCCGCCGACCTGCCGGACATCGCCCGCGGCGCGCTGCTCCACGACATCGGCAAGATCGGCGTCCCGGACGCCATCCTCCTCAAGCCCGGGAAGCTCCTGCCGCAGGAGTGGGAGGAGATGCGGCGGCACCCCGAGATCGGCCACACCATCCTCCGCTCCATCCCGTTCCTCGAGGTGCCCTCCCGCATCGTGCTGGCGCACCAGGAGCGCTGGGACGGCCGCGGCTACCCGCACGGCCTCGCCGGCGAGGCGATCCCGCTCGGCGCCCGCATCTTCGCCATCGCCGACACGCTCGACGCCATCACCAGCGACCGGCCCTACCGGCGCGGGGGGCCGCTCGAGAAAGCGCGCGAGGAGGTGCGGCGCTACGCCGGGACGCAGTTCGACCCGCGCTGCGCCG